The Sesamum indicum cultivar Zhongzhi No. 13 linkage group LG2, S_indicum_v1.0, whole genome shotgun sequence genome contains a region encoding:
- the LOC105155770 gene encoding LOW QUALITY PROTEIN: presenilin-like protein At1g08700 (The sequence of the model RefSeq protein was modified relative to this genomic sequence to represent the inferred CDS: inserted 1 base in 1 codon), with amino-acid sequence MIFLQSKHNNSSSSPSSSTVAKVPKTPTYSSTRFNFPHHRPIPPLPAPPLSRSTEMEGGSILETIGQEIIGVMSPVSICMLLVVLLVYTVYNPSSSAAATTTIRTAANLVYLESPNDSTAQKLEGAILNAVVFVVIITLVTFLLVLLYYYRFTNFLIYYTRFSVFMIFSAMGSSILISVIQRFDIPVDAVTFCVLLFNFTILGTISVFSNGIPIIVKQSNLVVLGIIVAAWFSRLPEWTTWVVLVALALYDLAAVLAPGGPLXXXXELPALVYESRPNVGRNSGARDSSLGLLVAAGLGMSGDNNSGSVELQQIWTDGNTDETIEIQEREHLVIAVGENERTNGGEIEDVREDQGETAPLIGDVDLTETWSRRNNVDNRSDVNRVPQGNEREAMEMEEMNARGIKLGMGDFIFYSVLVGRAAMYDLMTVYACYLAIISGLGCTLILLAVCRHALPALPISITLGVIFYFLTRLLMEPFLVGASTNLMMF; translated from the exons ATGATTTTTCTGCAGTCAAAACACAATAATAGTTCTTCTTCCCCATCTTCATCTACCGTAGCAAAAGTTCCAAAAACCCCAACATACTCTTCAACTAGATTCAACTTCCCCCACCATCGCCCGATCCCGCCGCTGCCGGCTCCGCCGTTGTCACGCTCTACAGAAATGGAGGGCGGCAGCATCCTAGAAACAATCGGCCAAGAAATCATTGGCGTAATGTCACCCGTCTCCATCTGCATGCTTCTAGTTGTCCTCCTCGTCTACACTGTGTACAACCCCTCCTCCTCCGCCGCGGCGACCACCACCATTCGCACCGCTGCCAATTTAGTCTACCTCGAGTCCCCGAACGATTCCACCGCGCAAAAACTCGAGGGGGCCATCCTGAATGCTGTCGTCTTCGTTGTCATCATCACCCTCGTCACGTTTCTCCTCGTCCTTCTCTACTACTACCGCTTCACCAATTTCCTCATCTACTACACCCGCTTCTCCGTTTTCATGATCTTCTCTGCCATGGGCAGCTCGATTTTGATTTCCGTCATCCAGAGATTCGACATACCCGTTGACGCTGTAACATTCTGTGTCttgctttttaattttactattttgggCACGATTTCTGTGTTTTCGAATGGGATTCCTATAATTGTGAAGCAGAGTAATTTGGTGGTGTTGGGGATTATAGTGGCGGCGTGGTTTTCGCGGTTGCCTGAATGGACTACGTGGGTTGTGTTGGTTGCACTGGCATTGTATGATTTAGCGGCTGTCTTGGCTCCTGGTGGGCCGT NNNNNNNNNNGGAGTTGCCTGCATTGGTTTATGAGTCCAGGCCTAATGTAGGGAGGAATTCTGGGGCTAGGGATTCAAGTTTGGGGCTTTTGGTAGCAGCGGGGTTGGGGATGAGTGGTGATAATAATAGTGGCTCTGTTGAATTACAGCAAATATGGACGGATGGTAATACTGATGAAACGATTGAGATACAGGAAAGGGAGCATCTTGTGATTGCAGTTGGGGAAAATGAGAGGACTAACGGGGGTGAGATTGAGGATGTGAGGGAAGATCAAGGGGAGACAGCCCCTTTGATCGGAGATGTGGATTTGACAGAAACGTGGTCGCGCCGAAACAATGTCGACAATAGGAGTGATGTAAATAGGGTGCCCCAAGGAAATGAGAGGGAGGCCATGGAGATGGAAGAAATGAATGCAAGGGGGATAAAGCTTGGCATGGGGGATTTTATCTTCTACAGTGTGCTTGTTGGAAGGGCGGCAATGTATGATCTGATGACCGTTTATGCTTGTTATCTTGCAATCATATCAGGACTTGGATGTACTCTGATATTGCTGGCTGTTTGTCGTCATGCATTACCAGCACTTCCTATTTCAATTACTTTGGGGGTCATATTTTACTTCTTGACAAGACTGTTAATGGAGCCTTTTCTGGTTGGGGCTTCTACGAATTTAATGATGTTCTGA
- the LOC105155772 gene encoding membrane steroid-binding protein 2-like — translation MALWETLTESINHYTGLSPAAFFTILALMYVTYKVVCGMFVAADDYAAVKRANEFALREPVQMGDVTEEELRAYDGSDPSKPLLMAIKGQIYDVSRSRMFYGPGGPYALFAGRDASRALALMSFDPKDLTGNIEGLSASELEVLQDWEYKFMEKYVKVGQLVSKNTSESKETGNESEASKHAENKSEEKQKEGHETQ, via the exons ATGGCGCTCTGGGAGACGCTAACGGAATCGATCAACCATTACACGGGCCTCTCGCCGGCGGCGTTTTTCACCATACTGGCTCTGATGTACGTCACTTACAAGGTGGTCTGCGGCATGTTTGTTGCAGCAGATGATTACGCCGCTGTCAAGAGAGCCAATGAATTTGCCCTCCGCGAGCCCGTGCAGATGGGCGATGTCACCGAGGAAGAGTTGAGAGCGTATGATGGCTCCGACCCCAGCAAGCCCTTGCTCATGGCGATCAAGGGACAGATCTATGATGTGTCTCGTTCCAG GATGTTCTATGGGCCTGGTGGGCCATATGCACTGTTTGCCGGTAGGGATGCAAGCAGAGCCCTGGCTCTCATGTCATTTGACCCTAAAGACCTTACTGGAAACATCGAAGGTCTGAGTGCTTCTGAGTTGGAGGTTCTGCAGGACTGGGAATATAAGTTCATGGAGAAGTATGTTAAGGTTGGACAGCTAGTTTCCAAAAACACATCAGAGTCCAAAGAAACTGGAAATGAAAGTGAAGCAAGCAAACACGCGGAAAATAAATCAGaggaaaaacagaaagaagGACATGAAACGCAATAG